Proteins from one Silurus meridionalis isolate SWU-2019-XX chromosome 3, ASM1480568v1, whole genome shotgun sequence genomic window:
- the LOC124379737 gene encoding interferon-induced protein 44-like isoform X2 — translation MGNVVKPEFVTVLGDKIVTSGETVILRCEANTEGVDAKLEKDGSKLSCVEGKHKVTRTGKTFTLKILNADETDEGKYTLTLSNTAGSASCSAFIRVEMKEWREVRWQSQAEMLNNIKTFNICNEVEELHFLLYGPVGAGKSSTINTIRSIFEGRLFVNCQAAAGSTTSHTLSFESFRLEDEEGSFPFAFYDVMGAEAEAKAGVNTQDIISALKGHMKEGYKFHSNGPLSESDSFYNRNPSLGDQMHCLVNVIAADKISLMSNEFIKKWKTIRETATSMGIPQVVFMTRADCECKITKENLQNIYKSKKIRDKIIQCSHLLGVPVNLIFPVVNYHQETDVNTDINCLMLDALKNIVPWANDYVKKCSNKQNSHQQPKIE, via the exons ATGGGAAATGTGGTCAAACCAG AATTTGTTACAGTTCTGGGTGATAAAATTGTTACAAGTGGAGAAACAGTTATTCTTCGATGTGAGGCAAACACAGAAGGAGTAGATGCAAAGTTGGAAAAAGACGGCAGTAAATTGTCATGTGTAGAGGGCAAACACAAAGTGACCAGAACAGgtaaaacatttactttgaaAATTTTAAATGCTGATGAGACTGATGAAGGGAAATACACTTTAACCCTGAGCAACACAGCGGGATCTGCATCATGTTCCGCTTTCATCAGAGTCG aAATGAAGGAATGGAGAGAAGTGCGATGGCAGAG tcaAGCTGAAATGTTGAATAATATCAAGACATTTAACATTTGTAATGAAGTTGAAGAGCTCCACTTCCTCTTGTATGGACCAGTTGGAGCAGGAAAATCCAGCACCATAAACACCATCAGAAGCATCTTTGAAGGACGTCTGTTTGTAAACTGCCAGGCTGCTGCAGGATCTACTACGAGTCACACTCTCTCT TTTGAAAGTTTCAGACTTGAAGATGAAGAAGGATCATTTCCTTTTGCCTTCTATGATGTAATGGgtgcagaagcagaagcaaaAGCTGGTGTGAACACTCAAGACATCATCAGTGCTTTAAAAGGTCACATGAAAGAGGGCTACAAG TTCCACTCTAATGGGCCGTTGTCTGAAAGCGACAGTTTTTACAATCGAAATCCAAGTCTGGGTGATCAGATGCACTGCCTGGTGAACGTCATAGCAGCTGACAAGATTTCACTGATGAGCAATGAATTTATCAAAAAATGGAAGACTATCAGAGAAACAGCGACCAGTATGG GAATCCCTCAGGTGGTTTTCATGACGAGAGCAGACTGTGAATGTAAAATAACAAAGGAGAATTTGCAAAACATCTACAAAAGCAAAAAGATCCGAGATAAA ATAATTCAGTGCAGTCATCTACTGGGTGTACCAGTGAACCTCATCTTCCCTGTAGTGAACTATCATCAGGAGACCGACGTGAACACGGATATAAACTGCCTGATGCTGGATGCCTTGAAAAATATTGTCCCCTGGGCGAATGATTACGTGAAGAAATGTTCCAACAAGCAAAATTCACATCAGCAACCCAAAATAGAATAA
- the LOC124379737 gene encoding interferon-induced protein 44-like isoform X1: protein MGNVVKPEFVTVLGDKIVTSGETVILRCEANTEGVDAKLEKDGSKLSCVEGKHKVTRTGKTFTLKILNADETDEGKYTLTLSNTAGSASCSAFIRVEMKEWREVRWQSQAEMLNNIKTFNICNEVEELHFLLYGPVGAGKSSTINTIRSIFEGRLFVNCQAAAGSTTSHTLSFESFRLEDEEGSFPFAFYDVMGAEAEAKAGVNTQDIISALKGHMKEGYKFHSNGPLSESDSFYNRNPSLGDQMHCLVNVIAADKISLMSNEFIKKWKTIRETATSMGIPQVVFMTRADCECKITKENLQNIYKSKKIRDKIIQCSHLLGVPVNLVFPVVNYHQETDVNTDINCLMLDALKNIVFWANDYVKKCSNKQNSHQQSNYE, encoded by the exons ATGGGAAATGTGGTCAAACCAG AATTTGTTACAGTTCTGGGTGATAAAATTGTTACAAGTGGAGAAACAGTTATTCTTCGATGTGAGGCAAACACAGAAGGAGTAGATGCAAAGTTGGAAAAAGACGGCAGTAAATTGTCATGTGTAGAGGGCAAACACAAAGTGACCAGAACAGgtaaaacatttactttgaaAATTTTAAATGCTGATGAGACTGATGAAGGGAAATACACTTTAACCCTGAGCAACACAGCGGGATCTGCATCATGTTCCGCTTTCATCAGAGTCG aAATGAAGGAATGGAGAGAAGTGCGATGGCAGAG tcaAGCTGAAATGTTGAATAATATCAAGACATTTAACATTTGTAATGAAGTTGAAGAGCTCCACTTCCTCTTGTATGGACCAGTTGGAGCAGGAAAATCCAGCACCATAAACACCATCAGAAGCATCTTTGAAGGACGTCTGTTTGTAAACTGCCAGGCTGCTGCAGGATCTACTACGAGTCACACTCTCTCT TTTGAAAGTTTCAGACTTGAAGATGAAGAAGGATCATTTCCTTTTGCCTTCTATGATGTAATGGgtgcagaagcagaagcaaaAGCTGGTGTGAACACTCAAGACATCATCAGTGCTTTAAAAGGTCACATGAAAGAGGGCTACAAG TTCCACTCTAATGGGCCGTTGTCTGAAAGCGACAGTTTTTACAATCGAAATCCAAGTCTGGGTGATCAGATGCACTGCCTGGTGAACGTCATAGCAGCTGACAAGATTTCACTGATGAGCAATGAATTTATCAAAAAATGGAAGACTATCAGAGAAACAGCGACCAGTATGG GAATCCCTCAGGTGGTTTTCATGACGAGAGCAGACTGTGAATGTAAAATAACAAAGGAGAATTTGCAAAACATCTACAAAAGCAAAAAGATCCGAGATAAA ATAATTCAGTGCAGTCATCTACTGGGTGTACCAGTGAACCTCGTCTTCCCTGTCGTGAACTATCATCAGGAGACCGACGTGAACACGGATATAAACTGCCTGATGCTGGATGccttaaaaaatattgttttctgGGCGAATGATTACGTGAAGAAATGTTCCAACAAGCAAAATTCACATCAGCAATCAAactatgaataa
- the LOC124379737 gene encoding interferon-induced protein 44-like isoform X3, whose amino-acid sequence MGNVVKPEFVTVLGDKIVTSGETVILRCEANTEGVDAKLEKDGSKLSCVEGKHKVTRTGKTFTLKILNADETDEGKYTLTLSNTAGSASCSAFIRVEMKEWREVRWQSQAEMLNNIKTFNICNEVEELHFLLYGPVGAGKSSTINTIRSIFEGRLFVNCQAAAGSTTSHTLSFESFRLEDEERSFPFAFYDVMGAEAEEKAGVNTQDIISALKGHMKEGYKFHSNGPLSESDSFYNRNPSLGDQMHCLVNVIAADKVSLMNNEFIKKWKTIRETATSMGIPQVVFMTRADCDCKITKENLQNIYKSKKIREKIIQCSHLLGVPVNLIFPVVNYHQETDVNTDINCLMLDALKNIVPWANDYVKKCSNKQNSHQQPKIE is encoded by the exons ATGGGAAATGTGGTCAAACCAG AATTTGTTACAGTTCTGGGTGATAAAATTGTTACAAGTGGAGAAACAGTTATTCTTCGATGTGAGGCAAACACAGAAGGAGTAGATGCAAAGTTGGAAAAAGACGGCAGTAAATTGTCATGTGTAGAGGGCAAACACAAAGTGACCAGAACAGgtaaaacatttactttgaaAATTTTAAATGCTGATGAGACTGATGAAGGGAAATACACTTTAACCCTGAGCAACACAGCGGGATCTGCATCATGTTCCGCTTTCATCAGAGTCG aAATGAAGGAATGGAGAGAAGTGCGATGGCAGAG tcaAGCTGAAATGTTGAATAATATCAAGACATTTAACATTTGTAATGAAGTTGAAGAGCTCCACTTCCTCTTGTATGGACCAGTTGGAGCAGGAAAATCCAGCACCATAAACACCATCAGAAGCATCTTTGAAGGACGTCTGTTTGTAAACTGCCAGGCTGCTGCAGGATCTACTACGAGTCACACTCTCTCT TTTGAAAGTTTCAGACTTGAAGATGAAGAAAGATCGTTTCCTTTTGCCTTCTATGATGTAATGGgtgcagaagcagaagaaaaagcTGGTGTGAACACTCAAGACATCATCAGTGCTTTAAAAGGTCACATGAAAGAGGGCTACAAG TTCCACTCTAATGGGCCGTTGTCTGAAAGCGACAGTTTTTACAATCGAAATCCCAGCCTGGGTGATCAGATGCACTGCCTGGTGAACGTCATAGCAGCTGACAAGGTTTCACTGATGAACAATGAATTTATCAAAAAATGGAAGACTATCAGAGAAACAGCGACCAGTATGG GAATCCCTCAGGTGGTTTTCATGACGAGAGCAGACTGTGACTGTAAAATAACAAAGGAGAATTTGCAAAACATCTACAAAAGCAAAAAGATCCGAGAAAAA ATAATTCAGTGCAGTCATCTACTGGGTGTACCAGTGAACCTCATCTTCCCTGTAGTGAACTATCATCAGGAGACCGACGTGAACACGGATATAAACTGCCTGATGCTGGATGCCTTGAAAAATATTGTCCCCTGGGCGAATGATTACGTGAAGAAATGTTCCAACAAGCAAAATTCACATCAGCAACCCAAAATAGAATAA
- the LOC124379723 gene encoding interferon-induced protein 44-like, with amino-acid sequence MGGNVVKPECVTVLGDKNVRSGGTVTLRCEANTEYVTATWEKDGSKLLYVEGKHKVKPLGKTFTLEISNADETDEGKYTLTLSNDKGSASCSAFIRVEMKKWREVRWQSQAEMLNNIKTFNICNEVEELHFLLYGPVGAGKSSTINTIKSIFEGRLFVNCQAAAGSTTSHTLSFESFRLEDEEGSFPFAFYDVMGAEAEAKAGVNTQDIISALKGHMKEGYKFNSNGPLSEKDGSFYNRNPSLGDQMHCLVNVIAADKISLMNNEFIKKWKTIRETATSMGIPQVVFMTRADCECKITKENLQNIYKSKKIRDKIIQCSNLLGVPVNLVFPVVNYHQETDVNTDINCLMLDAFKNIVFWANDYVKKCSNKQNSHQQPKIE; translated from the exons ATGGGAGGAAATGTGGTCAAACCAG AATGTGTTACAGTTCTGGGTGATAAAAATGTTAGAAGTGGAGGAACAGTTACTCTTCGATGTGAGGCAAACACAGAATATGTAACGGCAACGTGGGAAAAAGACGGGAGTAAATTGTTATATGTGGAGGGCAAACACAAAGTGAAACCATTAGGTAAAACATTTACTTTGGAAATTTCAAATGCTGATGAGACTGATGAAGGGAAATACACTTTAACCCTCAGCAATGATAAGGGATCTGCATCATGTTCCGCTTTCATCAGAGTCG aAATGAAGAAATGGAGAGAAGTGCGATGGCAGAG tcaAGCTGAAATGTTGAATAATATCAAGACATTTAACATTTGTAATGAAGTTGAAGAGCTCCACTTCCTCTTGTATGGACCAGTTGGAGCAGGAAAATCCAGCACCATAAACACCATCAAAAGCATCTTTGAAGGACGTCTGTTTGTAAACTGCCAGGCTGCTGCAGGATCTACTACGAGTCACACTCTCTCT TTTGAAAGTTTCAGACTTGAAGATGAAGAAGGATCGTTTCCTTTTGCCTTCTATGATGTAATGGgtgcagaagcagaagcaaaAGCTGGTGTGAACACTCAAGACATCATCAGTGCTTTAAAAGGTCACATGAAAGAGGGCTACAAG TTCAACTCTAATGGGCCGTTGTCTGAAAAAGACGGTAGTTTTTACAATCGAAATCCCAGCCTGGGTGATCAGATGCACTGCCTGGTGAACGTCATAGCAGCTGACAAGATTTCACTGATGAACAATGAATTTATCAAAAAATGGAAGACTATCAGAGAAACAGCGACCAGTATGG GAATTCCTCAGGTGGTTTTCATGACGAGAGCAGACTGTGAATGTAAAATAACAAAGGAGAATTTGCAAAACATCTACAAAAGCAAAAAGATCCGAGATAAA ATAATTCAGTGCAGTAATCTACTGGGTGTACCAGTGAACCTCGTCTTCCCTGTAGTGAACTATCATCAGGAGACCGACGTGAACACGGATATAAACTGCCTGATGCTGGATGCCTTCAAAAATATTGTTTTCTGGGCGAATGATTACGTGAAGAAATGTTCCAACAAGCAAAATTCACATCAGCAACCCAAAATAGAATAA